The Salvelinus namaycush isolate Seneca chromosome 1, SaNama_1.0, whole genome shotgun sequence genome has a window encoding:
- the c6ast1 gene encoding six-cysteine containing astacin protease 1 codes for MAPVFVLTIFIAVLCSAQGRSTGKASFERSEEVLEIDSTSINSIEQDEFSASTLIEKANRNLGQRLDEPLVMFGDIAVDTGFMNADPCTSQSCKWEKSSDGNVYVPYVISKEYSPQERSVIEGGLHTFAASTCVRFFPRTNQRDFVDIQSKSGCYSYVGRQGNSQVVSLSRNGCLYLSVVQHELLHALGFNHEHSRSDRDSHVKILTQNIIPGKESNFKKINTNNLGTPYDYNSVMQYTRFAFSRNKQPTILPIPDNDVVIGRATEMSPNDILRINRLYNCSK; via the exons ATGGcacctgtctttgtgctgacCATTTTCATCGCTGTTCTCTGCTCAGCTCAGGGCCGATCTACAGGG AAAGCTTCATTTGAAAGGAGTGAAGAGGTCTTGGAAATTG ACAGCACCAGCATCAACAGCATTGAGCAGGATGAATTTTCTGCTTCAACGCTCATTGAGAAGGCCAACAGAAATCTTG GACAAAGACTTGACGAGCCGCTAGTCATGTTTGGGGACATTGCGGTAGATACTGGGTTCATGAACGCTGACCCCTGCACATCTCAAAGCTGCAAGTGGGAGAAGTCCTCTGATGGGAATGTTTACGTGCCCTATGTGATCTCTAAAGAATACT CGCCCCAGGAAAGGTCCGTTATTGAAGGTGGGCTGCATACCTTTGCTGCATCAACCTGCGTCCGATTCTTTCCCCGAACCAATCAGAGGGACTTTGTGGACATCCAGTCTAAGTCAGG CTGTTACTCGTATGTTGGTCGCCAGGGCAATAGTCAGGTGGTGTCTCTGAGTAGGAACGgatgtctctatctgtctgtggTGCAGCATGAACTGCTGCATGCCTTGGGCTTTAACCACGAGCATTCACGCAGTGACCGTGACAGCCATGTTAAAATCCTGACTCAGAACATTATTCCTG GAAAGGAATCCAATTTCAAAAAGATCAACACGAATAACCTGGGGACTCCATATGACTATAATTCTGTCATGCAATACACAAG GTTTGCCTTCTCCAGGAACAAACAGCCCACCATTCTTCCAATCCCTGACAATGATGTAGTTATTGGCAGGGCAACTGAGATGAGCCCCAATGATATTCTGCGGATCAATCGTCTTTACAACTGCAGTAAGTGA